In the genome of Candidatus Binatia bacterium, one region contains:
- a CDS encoding glutathione S-transferase N-terminal domain-containing protein: MIDLYTAPTPNGWKASICLEELGLPYEVHTINLLAGEQKAAEYVRINPNGRIPTVVDRDEGDFPVFESGAILIYLAEKTGKLLPTDRKGRSVTIQWLMFQMAGVGPMMGQANVFYRYFPEKIQPAIDRYQNESRRLFEVLNTRLTGRDWLADDYSIADIANWAWVRTYRWSGVSIDGLDALRGWMDRMAARPACRRGVEVPFKLPSLTENDTGDEAREFAQGAATLVQR, from the coding sequence ATGATCGATCTTTACACGGCGCCGACGCCGAATGGGTGGAAAGCGTCCATATGCCTCGAGGAGCTGGGCCTGCCCTACGAGGTCCACACCATCAACCTGCTCGCCGGCGAGCAGAAGGCCGCGGAATACGTTCGCATCAATCCCAACGGGAGAATTCCCACCGTCGTCGATCGCGACGAAGGTGACTTCCCGGTTTTCGAGTCCGGCGCGATCCTCATTTACCTCGCCGAGAAAACCGGCAAGCTGCTGCCCACGGACCGGAAGGGACGCTCCGTGACGATCCAGTGGCTGATGTTCCAGATGGCGGGCGTTGGGCCGATGATGGGGCAGGCCAACGTCTTCTATCGCTACTTCCCGGAGAAGATCCAGCCAGCGATCGACCGCTACCAGAACGAGAGCCGCCGGCTGTTCGAGGTCCTGAACACGCGGTTGACCGGGCGCGACTGGCTGGCGGACGACTACTCGATTGCCGACATCGCGAACTGGGCGTGGGTACGGACCTACAGGTGGTCGGGGGTGTCGATCGACGGGCTCGACGCCCTGCGGGGATGGATGGACCGTATGGCCGCACGCCCGGCCTGCCGGCGCGGGGTCGAGGTGCCGTTCAAACTGCCGAGCCTGACCGAAAACGACACGGGCGACGAAGCACGGGAGTTCGCGCAGGGCGCGGCAACGCTCGTACAGCGGTAG